A single Callithrix jacchus isolate 240 chromosome 4, calJac240_pri, whole genome shotgun sequence DNA region contains:
- the LOC100411501 gene encoding complement C4-A isoform X1: MRLLWRLIWASSFFTLSLQKPRLLLFSPSVVHLGVPLSVGVQLQDVPRGQVVTGSVFLRNPSYNNAPCSPKVDFTLTSEKNVALLSLQVPRKDVKSCGLHQLLRGPEVQLVAQSPWLKDSLSKQTSTQGVNLLFSSRRGHLFLQTDQPIYNPGQRVRYRVFALDQKMRPSTDAITVTVENSHGLRVRKKEVYLPSSIFQDDFVIPDISQPGTWKISARFSDSLNSNSSTQFEVKKYVLPNFEVKITPGKPYILTVPDHLDEIQLDIQARYIYGKPVQGVAYVRFGLLDEDGKKTFLRGLESQTKLVNGQSHISLSKAEFQDALEKLNMSITDLQGLCLYVAAAIIESPGGEMEEAELTSWRFVSSPFSLDLSKTKRHLVPGSPFLLQALVRDMSGSPASGIPVKVSATVSSPGSGSNIQDIQQNTDGSGQVSIPISIPQAVSALQLSVSAGSPYPAIARLTVAAPPSGGPGFLSIERPDPRPPRIGDNLNLNLRAVGSGATFSHYYYMILSRGQIVLMKQEPRRHLTSVSVFVDHHLAPSFYFVAFYYHGDHPVANSLRVDVQAGACEGKLELSVDGAKEYRNGESMKLRLQTDSPALVALGALDTALYAVGSKAHKPLNMGKVFEVMNSYDLGCGPGGGDSAVQVFQATGLAFSDGDQWTSSRKRLSCPKEKTTRKKRNVNFQKAISEKLGQYASPTAKRCCEDGLTRLPMIRSCEQRAARVPQLDCREPFLSCCQFAENLRKKSRVRGQVGLERALEILQEEDLIDEDDIPVRSFFPENWLWRVEAVDHFQTLTLWLPDSLTTWEIHGLSLSKTKGLCVATPVQVRVFREFHMHLRLPVSVHRFEQLELRPVLYNYLDKNLTVSVHVSPVEGLCLAGGGGLAQQVLVPAGSARPVAFSVVPTAAAAVSLKVVARGSFEFPVGDAVSKVLQIEKEGAIQTEELVYELNPLDHRARTLEIPGNSDPNMIPDGDFNSYVRVTASDPMDTLGSEGALSPGGVASLLRLPRGCAEQTMIYLAPTLAASRYLDKTEQWGSLPPETKDHAVDLIQKGYMRIQQFRKTDGSYGAWLTRDSSTWLTAFVLKVLSLAQEQVGGSPENLQETAKWLLSQQQADGSFQDPCPVLHRGMQGGLVGNDETVALTAFVTIALHHGLAIFQDEGAEQLKQSVEASISKANSFLGEKATAGLLGAHAAAITAYTLTLTKAPVDLRGVAHNNLMAMAQESGDNLYWGSVTGSQNNAVSPTPAPRSPADPVPQAPALWIETTAYALLHLLLHEGKAEMADQAAAWLTRQGSFQGGFRSTQDTVIALDALSAYWISSHTTEERVLNVTLSSTGRNGFKSHMLQLNNHQSHGLEEELQFSLGSKINVKVGGNSKGTLKVLHVYNVMDMKNTTCQDLQIEVTVKGHVEYTMEANEDYEDYEYDEFPARDDPDVHLQPVTPLQLFEGRRNRRRREAPKVVEEQESRVHYTVCIWRNGNMGLSGMAIADITLLSGFHALRADLEKLTSLSDRYVSHFETEGPHVLLYFDSVPTSRECVGFEAVQEVPVGLVQPASAALYDYYNPERRCSVFYGAPSKSRLLATLCSAEVCQCAEGKCPRQRRALERGLQDEDGYRMKFACYYPRVEYGFQVKVLREDNRAAFRLFETKITQVLHFTKDVKATVHQMRNFLVRASCRLRLEPGKEYLIMGLDGATYDLEGHPQYLLDSNSWIEEMPSERLCQSTRQRAACAQLNDFIQEYSTQGCQV; encoded by the exons ATGaggctcctctggaggctgatcTGGGCATCCAGCTTCTTCACCTTATCTCTTCAGAAGCCCAG GTTGCTCCTGTTCTCTCCTTCTGTGGTTCATCTGGGGGTCCCCCTATCAGTGGGGGTGCAACTCCAGGATGTGCCCCGAGGACAGGTAGTGACAGGATCAGTGTTTCTGAGAAACCCATCTTACAATAATGCCCCCTGCTCCCCAAAGGTGGACTTTACCCTTACCTCAGAAAAAAACGTCGCACTCCTCAGTCTCCAG GTGCCCAGGAAAGACGTGAAGAGCTGTGGCCTTCATCAACTCCTCAGAGGCCCTGAGGTCCAGCTGGTGGCCCAGTCACCATGGCTAAAGGACTCCTTGTCCAAACAGACAAGCACCCAGGGTGTCAACCTGCTCTTCTCTTCTCGACGGGGGCACCTCTTTTTGCAGACAGACCAGCCCATTTACAACCCTGGCCAGCGGG TTCGGTACCGGGTCTTTGCTCTGGATCAAAAGATGCGCCCGAGCACTGACGCCATCACAGTCACAGTGGAG AACTCTCACGGTCTCCGTGTGCGGAAGAAGGAGGTGTACTTGCCGTCATCCATCTTCCAGGATGACTTCGTGATCCCGGACATCTCACA GCCAGGGACCTGGAAGATCTCAGCCCGATTCTCAGATAGCCTGAACTCCAACAGCAGCACCCAATTTGAGGTGAAGAAATATG TCCTTCCCAACTTTGAGGTGAAGATCACCCCTGGAAAGCCCTACATCCTGACGGTGCCAGACCATCTTGATGAAATCCAGTTAGACATCCAGGCCAG GTACATCTATGGGAAGCCAGTGCAGGGGGTGGCATATGTGCGCTTTGGGCTCCTGGATGAGGATGGTAAGAAGACTTTCCTTCGGGGGCTGGAGAGTCAGACCAAG CTGGTGAATGGACAGAGCCACATTTCCCTCTCAAAGGCAGAGTTCCAGGATGCCCTGGAGAAGCTAAATATGAGCATTACTGACCTTCAGGGGCTGTGTCTCTATGTTGCTGCAGCCATCATTGAGTCTCCAG GTGGGGAGATGGAGGAGGCAGAGCTCACATCCTGGCGCTTTGTATCATCCCCCTTCTCTTTGGATCTTAGCAAGACCAAGCGACACCTCGTGCCTGGGTCCCCTTTCCTGCTGCAG GCCTTGGTCCGTGATATGTCAGGCTCCCCAGCTTCTGGCATTCCGGTCAAAGTTTCTGCCACGGTGTCTTCTCCTGGGTCTGGTTCTAACATCCAGGACATCCAACAAAACACAGATGGGAGCGGCCAAGTCAGCATTCCCATCAGCATCCCTCAGGCTGTCTCAGCACTGCAGCTCTCG GTATCTGCAGGCTCCCCCTATCCAGCCATAGCCAGGCTCACTGTGGCAGCCCCACCTTCAGGAGGCCCTGGGTTTCTGTCTATTGAGCGGCCGGATCCTCGACCTCCTCGTATTGGGGACAATCTGAACCTGAACCTTCGAGCTGTGGGCAGTGGGGCCACCTTTTCTCATTACTACTACATG ATCCTATCCCGGGGGCAGATCGTGTTAATGAAGCAAGAGCCCAGGAGGCACCTGACCTCAGTCTCTGTGTTTGTGGACCATCACCTGGCACCCTCCTTCTACTTTGTGGCCTTCTACTACCATGGAGACCACCCAGTGGCCAACTCCCTGCGAGTGGATGTCCAGGCTGGGGCCTGCGAGGGCAAG CTGGAGCTCAGCGTGGACGGTGCCAAGGAGTACCGGAATGGGGAGTCCATGAAGCTCCGCTTACAAACTGATTCCCCAGCCCTGGTGGCGCTGGGGGCCTTGGACACAGCTCTGTACGCTGTGGGCAGCAAGGCCCACAAGCCCCTCAACATGGGCAAG GTCTTTGAAGTTATGAACAGCTATGACCTCGGCTGTGGTCCTGGGGGTGGGGATAGTGCCGTTCAGGTGTTCCAGGCAACAGGCCTGGCCTTTTCCGATGGAGACCAATGGACCTCATCCAGAAAGA GACTGAGCTGTCCCAAAGAGAAGACAACCCGGAAAAAGAGGAACGTGAACTTCCAAAAGGCAATTAGTGAGAAAT TGGGTCAGTATGCTTCCCCAACAGCCAAGCGCTGCTGTGAGGATGGGCTGACACGGCTGCCCATGATACGTTCCTGTGAGCAGCGGGCAGCCCGCGTGCCGCAGCTGGACTGCCGGGAGCCCTTCCTATCCTGCTGCCAATTTGCTGAGAACCTGCGTAAGAAGAGCAGGGTCCGGGGCCAGGTGGGCCTTGAACGAG CCCTGGAGATCCTGCAGGAGGAAGACCTGATTGATGAGGATGACATTCCCGTGCGCAGCTTCTTCCCGGAGAACTGGCTCTGGAGAGTGGAAGCAGTGGACCACTTCCAAAC ATTGACACTGTGGCTCCCCGACTCTCTGACCACATGGGAGATCCATGGCCTGAGCCTGTCCAAAACCAAAG GCCTATGCGTGGCCACACCAGTCCAAGTCCGGGTGTTCCGTGAGTTCCACATGCACCTCCGCCTGCCCGTGTCTGTCCACCGCTTTGAGCAGCTCGAGCTGCGGCCTGTCCTCTACAACTACCTGGATAAAAACCTGACT gtgaGCGTCCACGTGTCCCCAGTGGAGGGGCTGTGTCTGGCTGGGGGCGGAGGGCTAGCCCAGCAGGTACTGGTGCCTGCGGGCTCTGCCCGGCCTGTTGCCTTCTCTGTGGTGCCCACGGCAGCTGCTGCTGTGTCCCTGAAGGTGGTGGCTCGAGGGTCCTTTGAATTCCCTGTGGGAGATGCAGTGTCTAAAGTTCTGCAGATTGAG AAGGAAGGGGCCATCCAAACGGAGGAGCTGGTATATGAACTCAACCCCCTGG ACCACCGAGCCCGGACcttggaaattccaggcaactctgATCCCAATATGATCCCTGATGGGGACTTTAACAGCTACGTCAGGGTTACAG CCTCAGATCCAATGGACACTTTGGGCTCTGAGGGGGCCTTGTCACCAGGAGGTGTGGCCTCCCTTTTGAGGCTTCCCAGAGGCTGTGCAGAGCAAACCATGATCTACTTGGCTCCGACACTGGCTGCTTCCCGATACCTGGACAAGACAGAGCAGTGGGGCTCACTGCCCCCCGAGACCAAGGACCACGCCGTGGATCTGATCCAGAAAG GCTACATGCGGATCCAGCAGTTTCGAAAGACAGATGGTTCCTATGGGGCTTGGTTAACACGGGACAGCAGTACCTG GCTCACAGCCTTTGTGCTGAAGGTCCTGAGTTTGGCCCAGGAGCAGGTAGGAGGCTCACCTGAGAATCTGCAGGAGACGGCTAAGTGGCTGCTGTCCCAGCAGCAGGCTGACGGCTCGTTCCAGGACCCCTGTCCAGTGTTACACAGGGGCATGCAG GGGGGTTTGGTGGGCAATGATGAGACTGTGGCACTCACAGCGTTTGTGACCATTGCCCTTCATCATGGGCTGGCCATCTTCCAGGACGAGGGTGCAGAGCAGTTGAAGCAGAGCGTG GAAGCATCCATCTCAAAGGCAAACTCGTTTTTGGGGGAGAAAGCAACTGCTGGGCTCCTGGGCGCCCACGCAGCCGCCATCACGGCGTATACCCTGACACTGACCAAGGCCCCTGTAGACCTGCGGGGTGTTGCCCACAACAACCTCATGGCCATGGCCCAGGAGTCTGGAG ATAACCTGTACTGGGGCTCAGTCACTGGTTCTCAGAACAATGCTGTGTCGCCCACCCCGGCTCCTCGAAGCCCAGCAGACCCCGTGCCCCAAGCCCCGGCACTGTGGATTGAGACCACAGCCTATGCCCTGTTGCACCTCCTGCTTCATGAGGGCAAGGCAGAGATGGCAGACCAGGCTGCAGCCTGGCTCACCCGTCAGGGCAGCTTCCAAGGCGGATTCCGCAGTACCCAA GACACGGTGATTGCCCTGGATGCCCTGTCTGCCTACTGGATCTCTTCTCACACCACCGAGGAGAGGGTACTCAATGTGACTCTCAGCTCCACAGGCCGGAATGGGTTCAAGTCCCACATGCTGCAGCTGAACAACCACCAGAGTCATGGCCTGGAGGAGGAGCTACAG TTTTCCTTGGGCAGCAAGATCAATGTGAAGGTGGGAGGAAACAGCAAAGGAACCTTGAAG GTCCTTCATGTATACAATGTCATGGACATGAAGAACACAACCTGCCAGGACCTGCAGATAGAAGTGACAGTCAAAGGCCACGTCGAGTACACGA TGGAAGCAAACGAGGACTATGAGGACTATGAGTATGATGAGTTTCCAGCCAGGGACGACCCAGATGTCCATTTGCAGCCCGTGACGCCCCTGCAGCTGTTTGAGGGTCGGAGGAACCGCCGCAGGAGGGAGGCACCCAAGGTGGTGGAGGAGCAGGAGTCCAGGGTGCACTACACTGTGTGCATCTG GCGGAATGGCAACATGGGGCTGTCCGGCATGGCCATCGCAGACATCACCCTCCTTAGTGGATTCCACGCCCTGCGTGCTGACCTGGAGAAG CTGACTTCCCTCTCTGACCGTTATGTGAGTCACTTTGAGACCGAGGGGCCCCACGTCCTGCTGTATTTTGACTCG GTCCCCACCTCCCGGGAGTGCGTGGGCTTTGAAGCTGTGCAGGAAGTGCCCGTGGGGCTGGTGCAGCCGGCCAGCGCAGCCCTGTATGACTACTACAACCCTG AGCGCAGATGTTCTGTGTTTTATGGGGCACCAAGTAAGAGCAGGCTCCTGGCCACCTTGTGCTCTGCTGAAGTCTGCCAGTGTGCTGAGG GGAAGTGCCCTCGCCAGCGTCGCGCCCTGGAGAGGGGCCTGCAGGATGAGGATGGCTACAGGATGAAGTTTGCCTGCTACTACCCCCGTGTGGAGTATG GCTTCCAGGTTAAGGTTCTCCGAGAAGACAACAGAGCTGCTTTCCGCCTCTTTGAGACCAAGATCACCCAAGTCCTGCACTTCA CCAAGGATGTCAAGGCCACTGTTCATCAGATGCGCAACTTCCTGGTTCGAGCCTCTTGCCGCCTTCGCTTGGAACCTGGGAAAGAATATTTGATCATGGGTCTGGATGGAGCCACCTATGACCTTGAGGGACA CCCCCAGTACCTGCTAGACTCGAATAGCTGGATTGAGGAGATGCCCTCTGAACGCCTGTGCCAGAGCACCCGCCAGCGGGCAGCCTGCGCCCAACTCAACGACTTCATCCAGGAGTACAGCACTCAGGGGTGCCAGGTGTGA
- the LOC100411501 gene encoding complement C4-A isoform X2, whose product MRLLWRLIWASSFFTLSLQKPRLLLFSPSVVHLGVPLSVGVQLQDVPRGQVVTGSVFLRNPSYNNAPCSPKVDFTLTSEKNVALLSLQVPRKDVKSCGLHQLLRGPEVQLVAQSPWLKDSLSKQTSTQGVNLLFSSRRGHLFLQTDQPIYNPGQRVRYRVFALDQKMRPSTDAITVTVENSHGLRVRKKEVYLPSSIFQDDFVIPDISQPGTWKISARFSDSLNSNSSTQFEVKKYVLPNFEVKITPGKPYILTVPDHLDEIQLDIQARYIYGKPVQGVAYVRFGLLDEDGKKTFLRGLESQTKLVNGQSHISLSKAEFQDALEKLNMSITDLQGLCLYVAAAIIESPGGEMEEAELTSWRFVSSPFSLDLSKTKRHLVPGSPFLLQALVRDMSGSPASGIPVKVSATVSSPGSGSNIQDIQQNTDGSGQVSIPISIPQAVSALQLSVSAGSPYPAIARLTVAAPPSGGPGFLSIERPDPRPPRIGDNLNLNLRAVGSGATFSHYYYMILSRGQIVLMKQEPRRHLTSVSVFVDHHLAPSFYFVAFYYHGDHPVANSLRVDVQAGACEGKLELSVDGAKEYRNGESMKLRLQTDSPALVALGALDTALYAVGSKAHKPLNMGKVFEVMNSYDLGCGPGGGDSAVQVFQATGLAFSDGDQWTSSRKRLSCPKEKTTRKKRNVNFQKAISEKLGQYASPTAKRCCEDGLTRLPMIRSCEQRAARVPQLDCREPFLSCCQFAENLRKKSRVRGQVGLERALEILQEEDLIDEDDIPVRSFFPENWLWRVEAVDHFQTLTLWLPDSLTTWEIHGLSLSKTKGLCVATPVQVRVFREFHMHLRLPVSVHRFEQLELRPVLYNYLDKNLTVSVHVSPVEGLCLAGGGGLAQQVLVPAGSARPVAFSVVPTAAAAVSLKVVARGSFEFPVGDAVSKVLQIEKEGAIQTEELVYELNPLDHRARTLEIPGNSDPNMIPDGDFNSYVRVTASDPMDTLGSEGALSPGGVASLLRLPRGCAEQTMIYLAPTLAASRYLDKTEQWGSLPPETKDHAVDLIQKGYMRIQQFRKTDGSYGAWLTRDSSTWLTAFVLKVLSLAQEQVGGSPENLQETAKWLLSQQQADGSFQDPCPVLHRGMQGGLVGNDETVALTAFVTIALHHGLAIFQDEGAEQLKQSVEASISKANSFLGEKATAGLLGAHAAAITAYTLTLTKAPVDLRGVAHNNLMAMAQESGDNLYWGSVTGSQNNAVSPTPAPRSPADPVPQAPALWIETTAYALLHLLLHEGKAEMADQAAAWLTRQGSFQGGFRSTQDTVIALDALSAYWISSHTTEERVLNVTLSSTGRNGFKSHMLQLNNHQSHGLEEELQFSLGSKINVKVGGNSKGTLKVLHVYNVMDMKNTTCQDLQIEVTVKGHVEYTMEANEDYEDYEYDEFPARDDPDVHLQPVTPLQLFEGRRNRRRREAPKVVEEQESRVHYTVCIWRNGNMGLSGMAIADITLLSGFHALRADLEKLTSLSDRYVSHFETEGPHVLLYFDSVPTSRECVGFEAVQEVPVGLVQPASAALYDYYNPERRCSVFYGAPSKSRLLATLCSAEVCQCAEGFQVKVLREDNRAAFRLFETKITQVLHFTKDVKATVHQMRNFLVRASCRLRLEPGKEYLIMGLDGATYDLEGHPQYLLDSNSWIEEMPSERLCQSTRQRAACAQLNDFIQEYSTQGCQV is encoded by the exons ATGaggctcctctggaggctgatcTGGGCATCCAGCTTCTTCACCTTATCTCTTCAGAAGCCCAG GTTGCTCCTGTTCTCTCCTTCTGTGGTTCATCTGGGGGTCCCCCTATCAGTGGGGGTGCAACTCCAGGATGTGCCCCGAGGACAGGTAGTGACAGGATCAGTGTTTCTGAGAAACCCATCTTACAATAATGCCCCCTGCTCCCCAAAGGTGGACTTTACCCTTACCTCAGAAAAAAACGTCGCACTCCTCAGTCTCCAG GTGCCCAGGAAAGACGTGAAGAGCTGTGGCCTTCATCAACTCCTCAGAGGCCCTGAGGTCCAGCTGGTGGCCCAGTCACCATGGCTAAAGGACTCCTTGTCCAAACAGACAAGCACCCAGGGTGTCAACCTGCTCTTCTCTTCTCGACGGGGGCACCTCTTTTTGCAGACAGACCAGCCCATTTACAACCCTGGCCAGCGGG TTCGGTACCGGGTCTTTGCTCTGGATCAAAAGATGCGCCCGAGCACTGACGCCATCACAGTCACAGTGGAG AACTCTCACGGTCTCCGTGTGCGGAAGAAGGAGGTGTACTTGCCGTCATCCATCTTCCAGGATGACTTCGTGATCCCGGACATCTCACA GCCAGGGACCTGGAAGATCTCAGCCCGATTCTCAGATAGCCTGAACTCCAACAGCAGCACCCAATTTGAGGTGAAGAAATATG TCCTTCCCAACTTTGAGGTGAAGATCACCCCTGGAAAGCCCTACATCCTGACGGTGCCAGACCATCTTGATGAAATCCAGTTAGACATCCAGGCCAG GTACATCTATGGGAAGCCAGTGCAGGGGGTGGCATATGTGCGCTTTGGGCTCCTGGATGAGGATGGTAAGAAGACTTTCCTTCGGGGGCTGGAGAGTCAGACCAAG CTGGTGAATGGACAGAGCCACATTTCCCTCTCAAAGGCAGAGTTCCAGGATGCCCTGGAGAAGCTAAATATGAGCATTACTGACCTTCAGGGGCTGTGTCTCTATGTTGCTGCAGCCATCATTGAGTCTCCAG GTGGGGAGATGGAGGAGGCAGAGCTCACATCCTGGCGCTTTGTATCATCCCCCTTCTCTTTGGATCTTAGCAAGACCAAGCGACACCTCGTGCCTGGGTCCCCTTTCCTGCTGCAG GCCTTGGTCCGTGATATGTCAGGCTCCCCAGCTTCTGGCATTCCGGTCAAAGTTTCTGCCACGGTGTCTTCTCCTGGGTCTGGTTCTAACATCCAGGACATCCAACAAAACACAGATGGGAGCGGCCAAGTCAGCATTCCCATCAGCATCCCTCAGGCTGTCTCAGCACTGCAGCTCTCG GTATCTGCAGGCTCCCCCTATCCAGCCATAGCCAGGCTCACTGTGGCAGCCCCACCTTCAGGAGGCCCTGGGTTTCTGTCTATTGAGCGGCCGGATCCTCGACCTCCTCGTATTGGGGACAATCTGAACCTGAACCTTCGAGCTGTGGGCAGTGGGGCCACCTTTTCTCATTACTACTACATG ATCCTATCCCGGGGGCAGATCGTGTTAATGAAGCAAGAGCCCAGGAGGCACCTGACCTCAGTCTCTGTGTTTGTGGACCATCACCTGGCACCCTCCTTCTACTTTGTGGCCTTCTACTACCATGGAGACCACCCAGTGGCCAACTCCCTGCGAGTGGATGTCCAGGCTGGGGCCTGCGAGGGCAAG CTGGAGCTCAGCGTGGACGGTGCCAAGGAGTACCGGAATGGGGAGTCCATGAAGCTCCGCTTACAAACTGATTCCCCAGCCCTGGTGGCGCTGGGGGCCTTGGACACAGCTCTGTACGCTGTGGGCAGCAAGGCCCACAAGCCCCTCAACATGGGCAAG GTCTTTGAAGTTATGAACAGCTATGACCTCGGCTGTGGTCCTGGGGGTGGGGATAGTGCCGTTCAGGTGTTCCAGGCAACAGGCCTGGCCTTTTCCGATGGAGACCAATGGACCTCATCCAGAAAGA GACTGAGCTGTCCCAAAGAGAAGACAACCCGGAAAAAGAGGAACGTGAACTTCCAAAAGGCAATTAGTGAGAAAT TGGGTCAGTATGCTTCCCCAACAGCCAAGCGCTGCTGTGAGGATGGGCTGACACGGCTGCCCATGATACGTTCCTGTGAGCAGCGGGCAGCCCGCGTGCCGCAGCTGGACTGCCGGGAGCCCTTCCTATCCTGCTGCCAATTTGCTGAGAACCTGCGTAAGAAGAGCAGGGTCCGGGGCCAGGTGGGCCTTGAACGAG CCCTGGAGATCCTGCAGGAGGAAGACCTGATTGATGAGGATGACATTCCCGTGCGCAGCTTCTTCCCGGAGAACTGGCTCTGGAGAGTGGAAGCAGTGGACCACTTCCAAAC ATTGACACTGTGGCTCCCCGACTCTCTGACCACATGGGAGATCCATGGCCTGAGCCTGTCCAAAACCAAAG GCCTATGCGTGGCCACACCAGTCCAAGTCCGGGTGTTCCGTGAGTTCCACATGCACCTCCGCCTGCCCGTGTCTGTCCACCGCTTTGAGCAGCTCGAGCTGCGGCCTGTCCTCTACAACTACCTGGATAAAAACCTGACT gtgaGCGTCCACGTGTCCCCAGTGGAGGGGCTGTGTCTGGCTGGGGGCGGAGGGCTAGCCCAGCAGGTACTGGTGCCTGCGGGCTCTGCCCGGCCTGTTGCCTTCTCTGTGGTGCCCACGGCAGCTGCTGCTGTGTCCCTGAAGGTGGTGGCTCGAGGGTCCTTTGAATTCCCTGTGGGAGATGCAGTGTCTAAAGTTCTGCAGATTGAG AAGGAAGGGGCCATCCAAACGGAGGAGCTGGTATATGAACTCAACCCCCTGG ACCACCGAGCCCGGACcttggaaattccaggcaactctgATCCCAATATGATCCCTGATGGGGACTTTAACAGCTACGTCAGGGTTACAG CCTCAGATCCAATGGACACTTTGGGCTCTGAGGGGGCCTTGTCACCAGGAGGTGTGGCCTCCCTTTTGAGGCTTCCCAGAGGCTGTGCAGAGCAAACCATGATCTACTTGGCTCCGACACTGGCTGCTTCCCGATACCTGGACAAGACAGAGCAGTGGGGCTCACTGCCCCCCGAGACCAAGGACCACGCCGTGGATCTGATCCAGAAAG GCTACATGCGGATCCAGCAGTTTCGAAAGACAGATGGTTCCTATGGGGCTTGGTTAACACGGGACAGCAGTACCTG GCTCACAGCCTTTGTGCTGAAGGTCCTGAGTTTGGCCCAGGAGCAGGTAGGAGGCTCACCTGAGAATCTGCAGGAGACGGCTAAGTGGCTGCTGTCCCAGCAGCAGGCTGACGGCTCGTTCCAGGACCCCTGTCCAGTGTTACACAGGGGCATGCAG GGGGGTTTGGTGGGCAATGATGAGACTGTGGCACTCACAGCGTTTGTGACCATTGCCCTTCATCATGGGCTGGCCATCTTCCAGGACGAGGGTGCAGAGCAGTTGAAGCAGAGCGTG GAAGCATCCATCTCAAAGGCAAACTCGTTTTTGGGGGAGAAAGCAACTGCTGGGCTCCTGGGCGCCCACGCAGCCGCCATCACGGCGTATACCCTGACACTGACCAAGGCCCCTGTAGACCTGCGGGGTGTTGCCCACAACAACCTCATGGCCATGGCCCAGGAGTCTGGAG ATAACCTGTACTGGGGCTCAGTCACTGGTTCTCAGAACAATGCTGTGTCGCCCACCCCGGCTCCTCGAAGCCCAGCAGACCCCGTGCCCCAAGCCCCGGCACTGTGGATTGAGACCACAGCCTATGCCCTGTTGCACCTCCTGCTTCATGAGGGCAAGGCAGAGATGGCAGACCAGGCTGCAGCCTGGCTCACCCGTCAGGGCAGCTTCCAAGGCGGATTCCGCAGTACCCAA GACACGGTGATTGCCCTGGATGCCCTGTCTGCCTACTGGATCTCTTCTCACACCACCGAGGAGAGGGTACTCAATGTGACTCTCAGCTCCACAGGCCGGAATGGGTTCAAGTCCCACATGCTGCAGCTGAACAACCACCAGAGTCATGGCCTGGAGGAGGAGCTACAG TTTTCCTTGGGCAGCAAGATCAATGTGAAGGTGGGAGGAAACAGCAAAGGAACCTTGAAG GTCCTTCATGTATACAATGTCATGGACATGAAGAACACAACCTGCCAGGACCTGCAGATAGAAGTGACAGTCAAAGGCCACGTCGAGTACACGA TGGAAGCAAACGAGGACTATGAGGACTATGAGTATGATGAGTTTCCAGCCAGGGACGACCCAGATGTCCATTTGCAGCCCGTGACGCCCCTGCAGCTGTTTGAGGGTCGGAGGAACCGCCGCAGGAGGGAGGCACCCAAGGTGGTGGAGGAGCAGGAGTCCAGGGTGCACTACACTGTGTGCATCTG GCGGAATGGCAACATGGGGCTGTCCGGCATGGCCATCGCAGACATCACCCTCCTTAGTGGATTCCACGCCCTGCGTGCTGACCTGGAGAAG CTGACTTCCCTCTCTGACCGTTATGTGAGTCACTTTGAGACCGAGGGGCCCCACGTCCTGCTGTATTTTGACTCG GTCCCCACCTCCCGGGAGTGCGTGGGCTTTGAAGCTGTGCAGGAAGTGCCCGTGGGGCTGGTGCAGCCGGCCAGCGCAGCCCTGTATGACTACTACAACCCTG AGCGCAGATGTTCTGTGTTTTATGGGGCACCAAGTAAGAGCAGGCTCCTGGCCACCTTGTGCTCTGCTGAAGTCTGCCAGTGTGCTGAGG GCTTCCAGGTTAAGGTTCTCCGAGAAGACAACAGAGCTGCTTTCCGCCTCTTTGAGACCAAGATCACCCAAGTCCTGCACTTCA CCAAGGATGTCAAGGCCACTGTTCATCAGATGCGCAACTTCCTGGTTCGAGCCTCTTGCCGCCTTCGCTTGGAACCTGGGAAAGAATATTTGATCATGGGTCTGGATGGAGCCACCTATGACCTTGAGGGACA CCCCCAGTACCTGCTAGACTCGAATAGCTGGATTGAGGAGATGCCCTCTGAACGCCTGTGCCAGAGCACCCGCCAGCGGGCAGCCTGCGCCCAACTCAACGACTTCATCCAGGAGTACAGCACTCAGGGGTGCCAGGTGTGA